The Mercurialis annua linkage group LG2, ddMerAnnu1.2, whole genome shotgun sequence genome contains a region encoding:
- the LOC126666894 gene encoding protein trichome birefringence-like 1 isoform X2: MEGKIMLMKNIDGNLTIAIYQERCRLNGKYMLELLRGKRMVFVGDSLNRNMWESMLCILQNEAPNKNNVFEVSGRQEFRTEGSYSFMFQDYNFTVEFFRTTFLVQEWESEINGTKKETLRIDRMESAAEKYKDADVLVFNTGHWWTHEKTSSGKGYYQEGEHVYDELNVDIAFRKSMSTWANWVEANVDPLKTLVLFRGYSVSHFRGGEWNSGGHCDGETEPLKEEKEFETDPPMVKIMESVLEKMKAPVFYLNVTRMTNFRKDAHPSFFREINSSEEDKKSGVRIQDCSHWCLPGVPDMWNQIIYAQLLFKHREKLLQQHLLAQRSP; encoded by the exons ATGGAAGGAAAGATAATGCTTATGAAAAATATAGATGGCAACCTAACCATTGCAATATACCAAG AGCGTTGCAGGCTGAATGGGAAATATATGTTGGAGTTATTGAGAGGGAAGCGTATGGTTTTTGTGGGTGATTCTCTGAATCGGAACATGTGGGAGTCCATGCTTTGCATTCTTCAAAATGAAGCTCCAAATAAAAACAATGTTTTCGAAGTCTCTGGTAGACAAGAATTTCGAACCGAAGGCTCTTATTCTTTTATGTTTCAA GATTACAACTTCACGGTGGAATTCTTTAGAACAACATTTCTGGTTCAAGAATGGGAATCGGAAATAAACGGAACAAAGAAAGAAACACTTCGGATAGATAGGATGGAGAGTGCAGCTGAAAAGTATAAAGATGCAGACGTTCTTGTTTTCAACACAGGCCATTGGTGGACTCATGAGAAAACTTCTAGTGG GAAAGGGTATTACCAAGAAGGTGAGCATGTATATGATGAACTCAATGTTGATATAGCATTTAGGAAATCTATGAGTACATGGGCCAATTGGGTTGAAGCCAATGTAGATCCTCTGAAGACGCTTGTTCTTTTCAGGGGCTATTCTGTTTCTCATTTCAG AGGTGGAGAATGGAATTCAGGAGGGCATTGTGATGGTGAGACGGAGCCATTAAAGGAAGAAAAAGAGTTCGAAACAGATCCACCAATGGTCAAAATTATGGAGTCAGTACTTGAAAAGATGAAGGCACCGGTGTTTTACTTAAACGTTACAAGAATGACTAATTTTCGAAAAGATGCTCACCCTTCTTTTTTTAGAGAGATAAATTCATCTGAGGAGGACAAGAAATCGGGTGTGAGAATTCAAGATTGCAGCCATTGGTGTCTCCCTGGTGTTCCTGATATGTGGAATCAAATTATTTATGCTCAACTCCTTTTTAAACATAGGGAGAAGCTTCTTCAACAACATCTTCTTGCTCAAAGAAGCCCATAg
- the LOC126666894 gene encoding protein trichome birefringence-like 4 isoform X1 yields the protein MVDSANPSLLSSPISTKHHLPIKSIDTTKHILNTRRSLNCTIGFSILIFIACTFLLASTSSTHFFHSSPFWLNSFIKSTTNSNPNISYKQHYFPSFFSNFPYSSPSLSHNPNIPSQVNNTGVDLLSQDSNNATSMSNDSRNYDKNLDLLEKQNETKKYVMQEKNSTRNDKALIPKRKRNYKKWVEMMRGCNLFDGKWVRDDYYPLYKPGSCPYIDEPFNCFVNGRKDNAYEKYRWQPNHCNIPRLNGKYMLELLRGKRMVFVGDSLNRNMWESMLCILQNEAPNKNNVFEVSGRQEFRTEGSYSFMFQDYNFTVEFFRTTFLVQEWESEINGTKKETLRIDRMESAAEKYKDADVLVFNTGHWWTHEKTSSGKGYYQEGEHVYDELNVDIAFRKSMSTWANWVEANVDPLKTLVLFRGYSVSHFRGGEWNSGGHCDGETEPLKEEKEFETDPPMVKIMESVLEKMKAPVFYLNVTRMTNFRKDAHPSFFREINSSEEDKKSGVRIQDCSHWCLPGVPDMWNQIIYAQLLFKHREKLLQQHLLAQRSP from the exons ATGGTAGATTCAGCAAATCCTTCACTATTATCATCACCAATATCAACAAAACATCACCTACCAATAAAATCAATAGACACAACAAAGCATATCCTTAATACAAGAAGAAGTTTGAATTGCACAATTGGATTTTCAATTTTGATCTTCATAGCTTGTACATTTTTGCTAGCCTCTACATCTTCTACCCATTTTTTTCACTCATCTCCTTTTTGGCTCAATAGTTTCATAAAGTCCACAACCAATTCTAACCCTAATATCTCATACAAACAACATTATTTTCCTTcatttttctctaattttcCTTATAGTTCTCCCTCTCTTTCTCACAATCCAAACATCCCATCTCAAGTAAATAATACTGGAGTTGATTTGTTATCTCAAGATTCTAACAATGCAACATCAATGTCTAATGATTCAAGAAACTATGATAAGAATCTTGATTTATTggagaaacaaaatgaaaccaAGAAATATGTGATGCAAGAGAAGAATAGTACAAGGAATGACAAGGCATTAATtccaaaaaggaaaagaaattaCAAGAAATGGGTGGAGATGATGAGAGGTTGCAATTTATTTGATGGGAAATGGGTAAGAGATGATTATTATCCTCTCTATAAACCAGGATCTTGCCCTTATATTGATGAGCCTTTCAACTGTTTTGTAAATGGAAGGAAAGATAATGCTTATGAAAAATATAGATGGCAACCTAACCATTGCAATATACCAAG GCTGAATGGGAAATATATGTTGGAGTTATTGAGAGGGAAGCGTATGGTTTTTGTGGGTGATTCTCTGAATCGGAACATGTGGGAGTCCATGCTTTGCATTCTTCAAAATGAAGCTCCAAATAAAAACAATGTTTTCGAAGTCTCTGGTAGACAAGAATTTCGAACCGAAGGCTCTTATTCTTTTATGTTTCAA GATTACAACTTCACGGTGGAATTCTTTAGAACAACATTTCTGGTTCAAGAATGGGAATCGGAAATAAACGGAACAAAGAAAGAAACACTTCGGATAGATAGGATGGAGAGTGCAGCTGAAAAGTATAAAGATGCAGACGTTCTTGTTTTCAACACAGGCCATTGGTGGACTCATGAGAAAACTTCTAGTGG GAAAGGGTATTACCAAGAAGGTGAGCATGTATATGATGAACTCAATGTTGATATAGCATTTAGGAAATCTATGAGTACATGGGCCAATTGGGTTGAAGCCAATGTAGATCCTCTGAAGACGCTTGTTCTTTTCAGGGGCTATTCTGTTTCTCATTTCAG AGGTGGAGAATGGAATTCAGGAGGGCATTGTGATGGTGAGACGGAGCCATTAAAGGAAGAAAAAGAGTTCGAAACAGATCCACCAATGGTCAAAATTATGGAGTCAGTACTTGAAAAGATGAAGGCACCGGTGTTTTACTTAAACGTTACAAGAATGACTAATTTTCGAAAAGATGCTCACCCTTCTTTTTTTAGAGAGATAAATTCATCTGAGGAGGACAAGAAATCGGGTGTGAGAATTCAAGATTGCAGCCATTGGTGTCTCCCTGGTGTTCCTGATATGTGGAATCAAATTATTTATGCTCAACTCCTTTTTAAACATAGGGAGAAGCTTCTTCAACAACATCTTCTTGCTCAAAGAAGCCCATAg